One Anoplopoma fimbria isolate UVic2021 breed Golden Eagle Sablefish chromosome 21, Afim_UVic_2022, whole genome shotgun sequence DNA segment encodes these proteins:
- the gcm2 gene encoding chorion-specific transcription factor GCMb has protein sequence MSRAEEREDADCVCSVGMKFTWDINDPKLPQDTKQFDPFQEWTDGYVRYIYSAEDKNAQRHLSGWAMRNTNNHNCQILKKSCLGVVVCSRGCSLPDGSRLQLRPAICDKARQKQQKKLCPSCGAGLELLPCRGHSGYPVTNFWRVDGKSIFFQAKGVHDHPRPESKSETEARRSSVKRRVSSPPFTPKRRLMEPQALGPALLSCVDPSDRISFIEPSFPQHYPAFQSPEPYYNPHNALGEAPPTLQKPANPRLYMGRPGYEFQGYLTSPSYPMTSDLCDPRVAPVLGSSSSSTSSSAPLSSSCSSFDPQTKSPAGWKELLKSSAPYGDNHHYYSAEYPCRYPSNTPGSPAALQTIITTTTKVSYQPCPKPPAALPSYQSCPKPSSGLPSYQPCAPPKPPGLPGCSSLLDDPSSSSYSTEVKVTEESGGVIKSLSFQPEPLQTKTERADGYDYRYAYPNTYRYDDY, from the exons atgTCCCGGGCCGAGGAGCGCGAGGACGCGGACTGTGTGTGTTCGGTCGGGATGAAGTTCACCTGGGACATCAACGACCCCAAGCTGCCGCAG gACACAAAGCAGTTCGACCCGTTCCAGGAGTGGACAGACGGTTACGTTCGATACATCTACAGCG CCGAGGATAAGAACGCTCAGAGACACCTGTCCGGTTGGGCGATGAGGAACACCAACAACCACAACTGTCAGATCCTAAAGAAGTCGTGTCTGGGCGTGGTCGTCTGCTCCCGCGGCTGCTCGCTGCCCGACGGCTCCCGGCTGCAGCTCCGCCCCGCCATCTGTGACAAGGCCCGGCAGAAACAGCAGA AGAAGCTGTGTCCGAGCTGCGGCGCCGGTCTGGAGCTGCTGCCGTGTCGCGGTCATAGCGGTTACCCCGTCACCAACTTCTGGAGGGTCGACGGAAAGTCCATCTTCTTCCAG GCTAAGGGGGTCCACGATCATCCCAGACCAGAGTCCAAGTCCGAGACCGAAGCCAGAAGAAGTTCAGTAAAGAGACGAGTCAGCTCGCCTCCGTTCACTCCGAAGAGACGACTCATGGAGCCGCAG GCTCTTGGCCCCGCCCTCCTCTCCTGTGTCGATCCTTCAGACAGAATCTCCTTCATTGAGCCCAGTTTCCCGCAGCATTACCCAGCATTCCAGAGCCCAGAGCCCTACTACAACCCCCACAATGCACTAGGAGAGGCCCCACCCACACTGCAGAAACCAGCCAATCCTCGGCTCTACATGGGCCGGCCCGGCTACGAGTTCCAAGGATACCTGACCTCGCCTTCGTATcccatgacctctgacctctgtgaccCCAG GGTGGCTCCGGTCCTGggttcctcctcttcctccacctcatcgtcggctcctctctcctcctcctgctcctccttcgACCCCCAGACCAAGTCTCCTGCAGGCTGGAAGGAGCTGCTGAAGAGCTCCGCCCCCTACGGTGACAACCACCATTACTACAGTGCCGAGTACCCCTGCCGTTACCCCAGCAACACCCCCGGGTCACCCGCCGCTTTGCAGACCATCATTACCACGACAACCAAG gtCTCCTATCAGCCTTGTCCGAAGCCTCCTGCTGCGCTCCCTTCCTACCAGTCGTGTCCTAAACCCTCCTCCGGCCTCCCGTCCTATCAGCCCTGTGCTCCTCCTAAACCTCCCGGCCTCCCCGGCTGCTCCTCCCTGCTGGAcgatccctcctcctcctcgtacTCCACCGAGGTGAAGGTGACGGAGGAGTCGGGTGGAGTCATCAAGTCTctgtcgtttcagcctgaaccTCTGCAGACCAAAACCGAGCGGGCCGACGGCTACGACTACCGCTACGCGTACCCCAACACATATCGCTATGACGACTACTGA